Proteins from a single region of Syntrophales bacterium:
- a CDS encoding zinc ribbon domain-containing protein: MPIYTFECSKCETVYDHFLKIGEPYDGLACPQCGARKPKKRVTAFKTNSWSSFLDGMERRVSPEKFK; this comes from the coding sequence ATGCCCATCTATACATTCGAATGCAGCAAGTGTGAGACCGTCTACGACCACTTCCTGAAGATCGGGGAACCGTACGACGGGTTAGCCTGTCCCCAGTGCGGGGCCAGAAAGCCGAAGAAGCGCGTCACGGCGTTCAAGACGAATTCCTGGTCTTCCTTCCTGGACGGCATGGAGCGAAGGGTCAGCCCCGAGAAGTTCAAGTAG